The Cyprinus carpio isolate SPL01 chromosome A5, ASM1834038v1, whole genome shotgun sequence genome has a segment encoding these proteins:
- the LOC122142992 gene encoding SH2 domain-containing protein 1A-like — translation MEDLAEYHGSISKRQAEEILNHAGRDGSYLIRDSMSSAGSYCVCVLCAGWIYTYRVFKKKDGLWTIEVAPGMKERLFRKVSNLIAAFKIPDQGISAPLLYPVNKPK, via the exons ATGGAGGATCTGGCAGAGTATCATGGGTCCATCAGCAAGAGGCAAGCAGAAGAGATCCTGAATCATGCGGGCAGAGATGGCAGCTATCTGATCAGAGACAGCATGAGCTCAGCAGGATCTTACtgcgtgtgtgtgct GTGTGCTGGATGGATTTACACCTACAGAGTTTTCAAAAAAAAGGATGGCCTCTGGACAATAGAG GTGGCTCCTGGGATGAAGGAAAGACTCTTTAGGAAAGTCAGTAATCTCATTGCTGCCTTCAAGATCCCAGACCAAGGCATCTctgctcctcttttgtatcctgtAAACAAACCTAAATAA